CACAAGTTGGCCTGTGAAGCAGTACCCCAaattcgacaaaaacaaaagcaagctTTCCAGACCATTATCAACCAGTTGtcagatgcaaaaaagaaaGCGAGCAAAAACTTCACAAAACTAAGCGATTTTAGACGCGAAAATCAACACCTCCTGTTGGCCTGCTCATCTTCATCTGCAGTACGATCTACACCCACCactgcaccaaacaaccctgcagcaacAAGCACTCCTACAAACCACCTCGACGAACTAACGCTCAGTCAAATCATGGATGACGACATGATTGACACAACTCGAAAATGAACCCAATCCATAGATCTATTGATCAGTTATGGTAGCGCTGATTTGGCAAATGAAATGCTCTAATTATGTTGCGCTGGCTTGCAGCCCAAGagaaatattaaacaaaagcaaatttATTTCTTCAGGCCTAACCATCATAATGCCAAAGCGGCCACGAACAATGATACCAGGAAAAACGCAATACCAGAAAGAAAGTAATAATCAACTAAATAAACATCATCGAGCTGAGAACAGCACACATGTCCCCTCGCCCTTTCCCACACCTGCCAGCCGCATATCAACACCTCCCCAGCTGCAACCACAAACCCTAATGGACAGTCAAAATGCCAATAGGTTCACTGGCATCATCAGAAATGCAGCAGCCAGCATTCAACAAATGCGACACACCGTAGTCAGCAACATGCCCCGCTCACCTCTTCCCACACTTGCCAACTGCATATTGACACCTCCCCATCTGCAACAACCGCAAACCCGAATGGACAGTCAAAATGCCGATAAGATCATTGGCATTACCAGAAATGCAGAAGCCGGCATTCAAAGGGACAATCATTATGACGATATGTTCACTGGCATCACCAGAAATAATGCAGCAGCCCGCAGTCAACAAATGCGACACACCGTAGCAGGCAACATGCCCCATCCGCCCCGCCAAATACCATTTCTGGCTCGATTATTCCCGCCAAAAGTGAACCCCTTCAGTCTTGGGAAGATGAACCAAATGTGCTCTTTTTGTCAAGCGTTTcattttttgaaagaaaatcacAATTGCTGTCACAAAGGCAAAGTACAGCTGCCTCCTTTGGCTACATACCCACAAGAAATCGAGCAACTGCTGACAAGAAATACACCACAGTCGCTCAACTTCCGTGAACACATCAGACAGTACAATAGTTCACTAGCCTTTGCATCCTTTGGTGCAAATATCGCATTGCCACCAGGAAAGGGCCCATATGCCTTCCGACTTCATGGTCAAGTCTACCACCGCAGTGGATGTTTGCATCCTTCTGATGTTGACACAGCCGCATACAGCCAGTTGTACATCATGGAAGGAAACCAAGCAGTCGATGCAAGATTGCAAAACTCTCACAATGAGCATTGTCGTCGAGACACTATGATGTTGTTGACAAACCTCATCAACAGGACAAATCCTTACGCAGCAGCATACAAGCAGATGCAACAAGTAGAAGTTGAAGAAGAAGCCCGTGCCCTTGCTGACAATCGCACACCTTCATCAGTCACCATGCATATTCTTAGAGGGCCTGATCAGAAAAGGTACAACAATCCCCAGCAAGATGAACTTGCAGTCATTTTTTCTTCCCATGATGGTGCGCCCCCTCAAGAACGAGATATTGTCGTGTATCCCAGGAATGAACTTCCCAAAAGCATATCCTACATGTCTGCAAATATTGACCCCATGGTTTATCCACTATTTTTCCCACATGGAGAATTAGGCTGGCAGTGTCACATGCAACATGTGCCGGCGTACAGCACAAACAAAAGAACACGTCTAACTACCTTGCAGTTCTATGCTCACCGCCTCTCTGTACGACAGGCCTTCAGCCCCCTCTTTTATGGTAGCAAATTGTTTCAACAATATATCGTTGATGCCTACATCCGAGTAGAAACTGGAAGAATGAACTTCATACGAAACCAGCAGAACCACCTCAGAGTTGAAATGTACCAAGGACTGATGGACCACATTCATTCCCAAGCACATGAGAACAATCTCAACCCCGGAAAGTTAGTAATACTTCCCTCATCATTCCAGGGCTCGCCGCGTGCCATGCAGCAGAATTATCAGGATGCCATGGCGATAGTTTCAAAATACGGCAAGCCTGATCTCTTCTTGACATACACCTGCAATCCTCGCTGCAAAGACATCTGTGACGCCCTTCTACCTGGCCAGCAAGCGCACGATCGTCCTGATATTGTTGCAAGAGTATTCAAGCTACATCTAGCAGAGCTCATCAATGACATAACCAAAAGACATGTGCTTGGAAAACCAGTGGCATACGTCTATGTCATCGAATTTCAGAAACGTGGACTCCCACATTGCCATTTGCTGATAATACTGGATGAAAACAGCAAGTTGAAGATTGCAGCTGACATTGACACGCTCATATCTGCAGAAATTCCAGATCCCCATGAAGACCCAGTCTTATTTGAAATTGTCAAATCCACAATGATTCATGGACCATGTGGAGCCCTCGACCCAAACTCGCCATGCATGGTGGATGGCAACTGCTCAAAGGACTATCCAAAACAATTCAGAAATGAAACGGCACTTGCTATAGATGGCTACCCTCACTACCGCAGAAGCGACAATGGACGAACAGTTGTCAAAGGCCGTAATGAAGTTGACAACAGATGGGTTGTTCCTTACAACCCATATCTGACGAAGAAGTACAATGCCCACATCAACCTCGAAGCCTGCACAACAGTCAAAAGTGTCAAATACCTCTTCAAATATGTCTATAAAGGCCACGACTCTGCAAGTGTCGAAGTCAGAGAGGCGAACGTCCTCAATCATGATGAAGTATCTACTTTCATGGATTGTAGATATATCAGTGCTCCAGAATCATATTGGCGCCTGGCAGAAAACAAACTCCATCTGCAGTCACACACCATTATACGGCTTGCACTCCACTTGCCCCAAAATCAACCCGTCTTCTTCACCCCTGGCAGACATGAGGCAGCAGCAGAAGCTTCAGCAAGCAGACATACTACACTGACAGCATTCTTTGAAACCAATGCAAAAACGCCAACAACTTACACCTACAACGAATTTCCAAATCACTTCGTCTTTCACAAGAACTCCCACGAATGGAAGCCACGCAAGAAAGGAGGCCATACAGTGATCGGTAGGGTCTACTCGGCCAGTCCTAAAGACATAGAACGATTCTGCCTCCGGGTATTGCTCCACCATGTCCGAGGCCCAACCTCTTATGAAGACCTGAAAACAGTTGAGGGATACACCGCCAGTACGTTTAAAGAGGCATGCATTCTCAGACATCTGCTGAGCGATGATGTTCAGTGGGATAAAACAATGGAAGAAGCTGCTGTGTTTCAAATGCCAATACAACTCAGAGTACTGTTTGCCAACCTCTGTACCCACTGCAGTGTAACCAATCCTCTCGATATGTGGGAGAAACACAAAGATGCCATGATGGAAGATTTCAGTCACCAGGGCATCCCTGCTGAAACAAGTATCCAACTTGCATTGAATCACATTGACTCCATCCTGCAGCAAAACGGACTCTCTGCCAGCATCCTCGGACTTCCAAAAGTGCACCCCATCACCATTTGCAATCAAGAGACAGAGTTTGATATCGCAACTGAGACTCGGCAAGCTTTCATTCTGACGGCTAAGTTGAATGAGGAACAAAGTCTATTGATCAGCAGTGTGCTGCAGGATCTGGCAGAAGTCAATGAGGGAAAGTATACATCGTCATGCCGAACGTATTTTCTAGATGGACCAGGTGGAAGTGGAAAAACCATGGTCTACAACACGCTGATATCCACCTGCCGTAGTCAACACATCAAGGTTGCTGCAAGTGCATGGACTGGAATCGCTGCAACGCTGCTTTCCGGGGGAAGGACTGTTCATAACCTTTTCAAATTGCCAGTTCCTATCCTGGACACAAGTACTTGCAATGTTTCTCCAACTTCTTCCCACGCTGAGTACCTGCGTTCAGTGAAGCTGTTCATCATCGACGAAGCCTCAATGGTGCCAGCAAATGCACTAAAAGCTATCGACAACATGCTTCAAGACATCACAAAACTTAAAGTGCCTTTTGGAGGTAAAGTTTTCCTTATGGGGGGCGACTTCCGACAAGTGTTGCCGGTTGTGCCAAGAGCATCACCAACAGTGATTATAGAAAACTGTATCAAAAGCTCTCCACTCTGGCCACTCTTCAGGGTTTTTAAATTAACCAAGAACATGAGAGCTGAGCAAGACCAACAAGAATATGCTAAGTGGCTCCTTCAGTTAGGCAATGGCCAGTTGCAAAGTGTGCTTCCAACAGCTCCTCCCAATTCCATTGACATCCCACCACAGTGCAACATTACTGAGGACATTGTCAATGCTGTTTTCACAGATGTCACCAACCCACAAACCTTAGCTGCCACTGTAATTCTCGCCACAACAAATGACACCACTCTTCATCTCAATGACTTGATTGTAAACAAACTTCCAGGCCAATCCAAAACATACATCAGTGCTGATCAAGCAATCTGTGACGTTGAAATGGAAGCCGACAACTATCCAACAGAGTTTCTAAACTCCATCACCCCACCAGGAATGCCACCACATCAACTCATCTTGAAAACGAGAGCCATCATCATGTTGCTAAGGGTCTCTGCAATGGCACACGTCCGTACATTCATCGTCTCCATGAGTATGTTTTAGATGCAGAAATAATTACTGGCCCATGCAAAGGACAGCGAGTTCTAATCCCAAGAATAAAACTTGCACCATCGGATCACAATCTGCCATTCACTCTTCAGAGAATTCAGTTCCCCATTCGACTTGCCTACTCCATCACAATCAACAAATCTCAGGGACAAACCTTCGACAAACTGGGTGTATTCCTGCCAACACCAGTTTTCTCTCATGGACAGCTATATGTTGCCTTCTCGAGAGCAAAATCCTTCTCAAATATTTTTGTACACGTTGTCAACAATTCTATCCAAGGACAATTCCAAGGAAAGACAATTACCCAGAATGTTGTCtacaaaaataatggtcttgaACTAGCCATGCTCTGCACAGACATTACACCACAACCCGCTGCTACTGTGTGTGAACAAACGATCCAATTTAGCTGCTACTGTGTGTGAACAAACTATTGATGTACTTTTCACAAGTACATTTGTTCTGATCCAATTTAGCTGCTACTGTGTGTGAACAAACTATTGATGTACTTTTCACAAGTACATGTGTTCTGATGTGCAACTATGTAAGCGTTGAGTGTTTTTCAAACCTAAGTTGGTGATGTGTAAATATTAGTTTTATGCTGTTCGTACAAACCTTTGTAACTTTAACGCTCAGCGTGTTCCAAAGAAAGACAATTACCCACAATGTTGTCTTCCAAAAGGTCTTGAACTTGCCATGCTCTGCACGGACATTACACCACTATCCACAACCCACACCCAGATCCAATTTAGCTGCGATTGTGTGTGAACGAACTATTGATGTTCTTTTCACAAGTACATGTGTTTTGGAACACATATGCTGCATTTTTCTGTCGCTCCCAATTGCATGCATGACGATGTGCAGACAGTACAAGTGCACATTTAacgttgtggtttttttttgtgggcgtttttttttctctaaacATATGCATGATGATCTGACAACACTTTGGTCTCTGTGCCTAATGCAGTTCAAGTACACATTTAgcattgtgtatgtgttttttgtggtttttttttctttctctcaacatttcacatttaaacattttatttttcacacaCGTTTGCTGAAGTGTACAAATTGGGTGAACGAACTATCGATATACTTTTCACAAGTGTTTTGGAACACTTTAAgaaagttttacagactgataaatgggatTTCCAGATATCCAGAGGACACACTCTAaatatctctctttctccctgtctgtcttccAGTGATCTGGTTGTTGtcacctacaacaacaacaaatgctgTACATGGAAATGATGTTGTGAACTTGAAATCATGTTACATGTACATTGATATTTTCTTCATTTTGCACATACTTGCATTTTCTCACTCCCTTTCTTGAGTTTGCTACTGTGTATGTGGAACAAACTAttgctgtactttttgcaagtaaGGGTGTACTGATGTGCACCTATGATAGTGTTCTTCATTGCGATCATTAatgctgtctttttctctcgctcccAATTGCATGCATGACGATGTGCACAcagtcatgtcggtgccacataatgctgacacacatgttcctgtgcatagtttatggataacgtgtagttgggaagttaagagtagaaataattagtatttagtgtaggaggagggttggggtgggtagggagggggtgggtatggtttactttgagcaggtcggtttcagttttaataaacaattttagagaattgtgtatcttatatttgagtctttcgtgttttagacattgatgcatttaatagttttaacgagttgccttttgttttattattctggtgtttatctagctgtgctgtgtatcttataagaagttcttaaaagttcgaagttattttagcatataggtttgtttgggttttttatggtcttaacagttaaacatgtattacgttatcatcaagattcatgctttgttagcactaagcagttgttttaatcagtctggttttctcttgttttcatcttatgaacattctaaatgttagactagcttattgtcttgtacagaataacaactgtgtgaatggtgctatactgaatgaaagagtgtgacatgaagttcttgtacatcattgtaaagagtgtgaatgacgttttagtttagatgtcaagcgcttagagcaagcctttttaacgaaagtttttgatttagcgctatataaatgttcttattattattattattttgcgttgtgtatgtttgtggttttttgtggttttttttttatctctaaacatatgcatggtgatctgtaaacATTTTGGTCTCTGCAAAATGCATCtgtaaacatgttgttgttcgcagaaccaatttcacattataacattttatttttcactcacATGTCTGCTGAAGTGTACAAATTTTGTTCCATTTAAcgctggattttttttttcctgtctCAAGAGGTAATGTGTACAAATATTATTCTCTGGGCACATATTTTTTGCACAATTTATGTCCCTCACTTACGTGACGAGTTACGTGACGAGaagatttctttcccaattCCCGGAAttatggtgcaatttggtgtcatctgggATTTACCTGTCCAGTTTATGTACTGAATCGTGCACCTATGATAGTGTTCTTCATTGCGATCATTAATGCTGCCTTTTTCTGTCGCTCCCAATTGCATGCATGACGATGTGCACACAGTTCAAGTACACATTtagcgttgtgtgtgtggttttttgactcacatgcgaagcaaaagtgagtctatgtactcacccgagtcgtccgtccgtccgtccggacgtccggacgtccggacgtccgtccgtccggaaaactttaacgttggatatttcttggacactattcagtctatcagtaccaaatttggcaagatggtgtatgatgacaaggcgccaaaaaacatacatagcatcttgaccttgcttcaaggtcaaggtcgcaggggccataaatgttgtctaaaaaacagctatttttcacatttttcacattttctctgaagtttttgagattgaatacctcacctatatatgatatatagggcaaagtaagccccatcttttgataccagtttggtttaccttgcttcaaggtcaaggtcacaggagctcttcaaagttggattgtatacatattttgaagtgaccttgaccctgaactatggaagataactgtttcaaacttaaaaattatgtggggcacatgttatgctttcatcatgagacacatttggtcacatatgatcaaggtcaaggtcactttgacccttatgaaatgtgaccaaaataaggtagtgaaccactaaaagtgaccatatctcatggtagaaagagccaataagcaccattgtacttcctatgtcttgaattaacagctttgtgttgcatgaccttggatgaccttgaccttgggtcaaggtcacatgtattttggtaggaaaaatgtgtaaagcagttcttagtgtatgatgtcattgctaggtttaggtcaagcatgtgagtcgtatgggctttgcccttcttgtttttcttctctaaacatatgcatggtgatctgtaaacACTTTTTAGTCTCTGTGCCAAATGcatgtgtaaacattttgttgttcgcagaaccaatttcacatttaaacattttatttttcacacaCGTTTGCTGAAGTGTACAAATTGGGTGAACGAACTATCGATATACTTTTCACAAGTGTTTTGGAACACTTAAAgaaagttttacagactgataaatgggatATCCAGAGGACAAACTCTAaatatctctctttctccctgtctgtcttccAGTGATCGGGTTGTTGtcacctacaacaacaacaaatgctgTACATGGAAATGATGTTGTGAACTTGAAATCATGTTACATGTACATTGATATTTTCTTCATTTTGCACATACTTGCATTTTCTCACTCCCTTTCTTGAGTTTGCTACTGTGTATGTGGAACAAACTAttgctgtactttttgcaagtaaGGGTGTACTGATGTGCACCTATGATAGTGTTCTTCATTGTGATCATTAATGCtgtcttttttctctcgctcccAATTGCATGCATGACGATGTGCACACAGTTCAAGTGGACATTTTGCGTTGTGtaagtttgtgtttttttggtttttttttatctctaaacatatgcatggtgatctgtaaacATTTTGGTCTCTGTGCAAAATGCatctgtaaacattttgttgttcgcagaaccaatttcacattataacattttatttttcactcacGTTTGCTGAAGTGTACAAATTTTGTTCCATTTAACGCTGGATTTTATTTTCCTGTCTCAAGAGGTATGGTGATGTGTACAAATATTATTCTCCGGGCACATGTTTTTTGCACCACACTTACGTCAATGTAGCCGCTAATTTGTTTAAGTCCAGTCAATCGTACAAACGTTTCATCCCCAAGTATATGattggtgttatttttttttttttacacattttaacaagcattcatcatcttggttgaagcgtgacaaaatcTTTTTgccacattgactgaaatctcaGAAAAGTGCACAATTTAAcgctgttttattctttcccaattatatgattgGTGTTTTAATGttcacagaacccactgtatatttaccactgggttactttttcattcctatttgctgatgtgtaaaacttttttttagaactgtgcacactatttgctcatttttatgtgtttgtttcactcCCATGTGTCATATCATTGTTGCATGATATGAAGACATCTCTGCAAATTCATATTAACTCATTTTAAATGCATTATGTGTTAGCAGGTCAGTTAGGTGAAAATATCCACTTTCTTCTGTGGAAGTCTTCAGTATATTCTGAATTTGAGGCAAAGTTTTCTCCATAATATCAGCGGCTTTTTTTCCAGTGGTGTTCCTCAttggtaagagagagagagagttgatgtttgtgtttatttgagtttgtgtttatttgagtttgtgtttatttgagtttgtgtttatttgagtttgtgtttatttgagtttgtgtttatttgagtTGAAATAAAACAAGTTTATAAATTATCAAACATCTTATTATTcactgagtgtgtttgtttggatgCATTTTTACAATTTACTTCAAACATAGACCTATAATTATGGTAATTGCATCCCTATGAAGAAGAAAACCAAAATCAGTCAATCCGATGGAATGTGCTAAGCAACGTGAAGAAAAATGTCACTGACAACATTTCAACACTGCTTATGATACACTTTGTCGCAATTACTTATAAATTTAATATGTTACTGTTGTCACTGCACAAGTCATGGCCAATCCACCACTGTGCCCTTTTTTATCTCTCCCAATAAATGTATGGCATTTTGTTATGTACGCGCGtgccattgcacattgaacacgtttttgttgttgcttattcataattaactctgtaattaatgaagaagaaaaaatcccgtGCGGAGCACGGGTATTactagtgtatatatatattcagtttaaaaattcatgcaatgagtcaataacccga
This DNA window, taken from Littorina saxatilis isolate snail1 unplaced genomic scaffold, US_GU_Lsax_2.0 scaffold_124, whole genome shotgun sequence, encodes the following:
- the LOC138954665 gene encoding uncharacterized protein is translated as MDSQNANRFTGIIRNAAASIQQMRHTVVSNMPRSPLPTLANCILTPPHLQQPQTRMDSQNADKIIGITRNAEAGIQRDNHYDDMFTGITRNNAAARSQQMRHTVAGNMPHPPRQIPFLARLFPPKVNPFSLGKMNQMCSFCQAFHFLKENHNCCHKGKVQLPPLATYPQEIEQLLTRNTPQSLNFREHIRQYNSSLAFASFGANIALPPGKGPYAFRLHGQVYHRSGCLHPSDVDTAAYSQLYIMEGNQAVDARLQNSHNEHCRRDTMMLLTNLINRTNPYAAAYKQMQQVEVEEEARALADNRTPSSVTMHILRGPDQKRYNNPQQDELAVIFSSHDGAPPQERDIVVYPRNELPKSISYMSANIDPMVYPLFFPHGELGWQCHMQHVPAYSTNKRTRLTTLQFYAHRLSVRQAFSPLFYGSKLFQQYIVDAYIRVETGRMNFIRNQQNHLRVEMYQGLMDHIHSQAHENNLNPGKLVILPSSFQGSPRAMQQNYQDAMAIVSKYGKPDLFLTYTCNPRCKDICDALLPGQQAHDRPDIVARVFKLHLAELINDITKRHVLGKPVAYVYVIEFQKRGLPHCHLLIILDENSKLKIAADIDTLISAEIPDPHEDPVLFEIVKSTMIHGPCGALDPNSPCMVDGNCSKDYPKQFRNETALAIDGYPHYRRSDNGRTVVKGRNEVDNRWVVPYNPYLTKKYNAHINLEACTTVKSVKYLFKYVYKGHDSASVEVREANVLNHDEVSTFMDCRYISAPESYWRLAENKLHLQSHTIIRLALHLPQNQPVFFTPGRHEAAAEASASRHTTLTAFFETNAKTPTTYTYNEFPNHFVFHKNSHEWKPRKKGGHTVIGRVYSASPKDIERFCLRVLLHHVRGPTSYEDLKTVEGYTASTFKEACILRHLLSDDVQWDKTMEEAAVFQMPIQLRVLFANLCTHCSVTNPLDMWEKHKDAMMEDFSHQGIPAETSIQLALNHIDSILQQNGLSASILGLPKVHPITICNQETEFDIATETRQAFILTAKLNEEQSLLISSVLQDLAEVNEGKYTSSCRTYFLDGPGGSGKTMVYNTLISTCRSQHIKVAASAWTGIAATLLSGGRTVHNLFKLPVPILDTSTCNVSPTSSHAEYLRSVKLFIIDEASMVPANALKAIDNMLQDITKLKVPFGGKVFLMGGDFRQVLPVVPRASPTVIIENCIKSSPLWPLFRVFKLTKNMRAEQDQQEYAKWLLQLGNGQLQSVLPTAPPNSIDIPPQCNITEDIVNAVFTDVTNPQTLAATVILATTNDTTLHLNDLIVNKLPGQSKTYISADQAICDVEMEADNYPTEFLNSITPPGMPPHQLILKTRAIIMLLRVSAMAHVRTFIVSMSMF